The Acidobacteriota bacterium DNA window GCAGGGAGGGACGGGGACGGGGGCGGTGTCAGATATTTATTCTGGATGTAAATGGTGCAAATGAAACAGATATGGCCATTGTGGGCGGGTGGTGCACCTTTGTGGCAGGCTTCTTGCCCTTTGGAGAGGTGTGTGTTTCACCCTTTCTCAAACGACTGGAGGTGATGTCATGTCCTGTTTCTGCAGAGTCAGGCCCCTGGGGGTTGTTTGCTTCGTGATCTTCATTTCCTTCCTGAGCGCGAGCTGGATCGGGCCGGGGCTCTGCTGAGGACCGCTTCCGCCTCCAGGGCGAGCAGGAATTTCTTGATATCGACGCCTCCGGTGTATCCCCCCAGACTCCCGTCCCCGGCGATGACGCGGTGACAGGGGACGACGATGGGGAGCGGGTTGCGGCCGTTGGCCCCGCCGACCGCGCGCGCGGCCGCGGGATTGCCGACCCGGGCGGCCACCTCCCCGTAGGAGAGGGTCGTTCCGTAGGGGATCTTCTCGAGCTCCCGCCAGACGGCCTGCTGAAACGGCGTCCCCGCCGGGTGCAACTTCAGCCGGAAGGTTCCGAGTTCACCCCTGAAATAGGCCGCCAGCTGGCGCGCCGTCTCCAGGAGGCCGTCGTCCGGCGCCGCCGAATCTTCCGGAAGGTCGGCGGGCCGGATGCGGATGGAGGTCAACCCGAGCCCGTCGGCCGAGAGGAGGATGGGGCCCAGGGGGCTGGTGACGGTCAGGTGACGGATCATGGCGCATTCTCCCGGTGGCTGGGGGGATACGATTATTTTGCTTCGGGCCTCTGACTTTTCCCTGTATCCATTATATATTGAGGATACCAACGCTTTGGATCCGAAGGGGAGGAAAAATGAACAAGCCTGATAATTGCCTGAAGGTTTTCGCGTTGTCCCTGGTGGTTTCCCTGATCGCCGCCGCGCCCCTGTTCGCCCAGATGGATAAGGGGGTGGACCTCTACCAGCACTGGGAATTCCAGGAAGCCGAAAAGGCCTTTCGCCAGGAGCTCCAGTCCAATTCCGGCAACTTCGAGGCGCGCTGCTACCTGGGGCAGGCGCTGCTGATGCAGGAGAAATTCGAGGAGGCGCTCGGGATCTTTTCCATGGCGAAGGAACGGGCTGAAGTCAAGGCGGACTCCCCGGTGGCCGATGCCTATCACGTGAACCTGTCGCTCGCGCGCGCCCAGCTCGGGCTGAAGCGGAACGAGGAGGCATGGAAGAGCCTGGAGGACGCCGAGCGCGCCCGCCCCGGAACCGCCGACGTGAAGGTGTTCCGCGGCGTCTACCACATGCAGAAGCAGGAGCTGGACAAAGCGGCGCGGGAACTCGAGAAGGCCATGGAGATCGACGAGGAGAACCCCTACGCCCACTACTACGCGGGGCTCGTGTACCTCCGCCAGGGGCACCCGGCCAAGGCGGTCGACATGCTCAAGATGTTCCTCCAGCTCTCGCCGCACGCCCCGGAGGCCTCGAGGGCCGAGATCCTCATCACGGGGCTCTGCTAGCCGATACGTCCGCCGGGGATCCCGTCCCCGGGCCTGCGCCGGATGGCGGAGGGCCCGGGGACGGGTGGGCGGCTACAGCTGGTGGGTCTCCCCCGTCTTCTTGTTTTTCCAGTAAGGGCGCGCCTGCAGCGGCCAGTTGAACCGGATCGCCCCCGGACGGGGGCAGTCGGTGGCGCAGCAGCCGCAGTACCAGCATTCCTCCGCATGCAGGATGATGGGCGGCTTCCCCTTCTGCGGGTGGGGGATGTAGACGTCGATCGGGCAGACCTCCACGCAGTGGTTGCAGCCGTTGCAGACCTCGGGATCGAACGTCACCGGCATGCTCGGCGTGGGAACATTGGGAATCGCAAAAACCTCTTTGGAC harbors:
- a CDS encoding methylated-DNA--[protein]-cysteine S-methyltransferase; its protein translation is MIRHLTVTSPLGPILLSADGLGLTSIRIRPADLPEDSAAPDDGLLETARQLAAYFRGELGTFRLKLHPAGTPFQQAVWRELEKIPYGTTLSYGEVAARVGNPAAARAVGGANGRNPLPIVVPCHRVIAGDGSLGGYTGGVDIKKFLLALEAEAVLSRAPARSSSRSGRK
- a CDS encoding tetratricopeptide repeat protein produces the protein MNKPDNCLKVFALSLVVSLIAAAPLFAQMDKGVDLYQHWEFQEAEKAFRQELQSNSGNFEARCYLGQALLMQEKFEEALGIFSMAKERAEVKADSPVADAYHVNLSLARAQLGLKRNEEAWKSLEDAERARPGTADVKVFRGVYHMQKQELDKAARELEKAMEIDEENPYAHYYAGLVYLRQGHPAKAVDMLKMFLQLSPHAPEASRAEILITGLC
- a CDS encoding ferredoxin family protein; the protein is MPVTFDPEVCNGCNHCVEVCPIDVYIPHPQKGKPPIILHAEECWYCGCCATDCPRPGAIRFNWPLQARPYWKNKKTGETHQL